One Aureibacillus halotolerans DNA segment encodes these proteins:
- a CDS encoding VWA domain-containing protein — protein MSVTKIKMSILLSSFLVLLVGCSSNAEESTPPVEATVDEEEPNEDNKEEITDVYDSDTKFTVFPDTLEGVVSAPTGEFAGEAFANNKEYITEILNQYPTATGGWGSSEADEMFKQIVMLFAEDYQNPFEGNWQEITIEYPDIYGGKSQLKPKLNVEIILDASGSMVEKVDGESKMSLAKEAIREFTSNFPEKANVALRVYGHKGTTAFDDKEASCESSELVYDLQSYDEAALNNALGEFTPSGWTPMAKALKDSMQDLEGLSSEVNTNLIFLVSDGIETCGGDPVKVAEELKQSDIQPLVNVIGFNVDEEGEQQLKDIAESADGVFAYVENQQDLAEQFDRAEEIAQQWLDWMLSEHDRFDKIFKERQKKIDEYYQIWEEKKIREEDNLFKAIEYLAAQGKIDTDVQDYLESEVRSRILDVNSGEVDWEYKYSSKNNDERVNADLESFDTYFENAN, from the coding sequence ATGTCTGTAACTAAAATTAAAATGAGCATACTACTAAGCAGTTTTCTTGTTCTACTGGTGGGGTGTTCCAGTAACGCTGAAGAATCAACTCCCCCTGTCGAAGCGACGGTTGACGAAGAGGAACCGAATGAAGATAACAAAGAAGAAATAACTGACGTCTATGACAGTGATACAAAATTCACAGTGTTTCCAGATACCTTGGAAGGTGTGGTCTCTGCACCAACAGGGGAATTTGCTGGAGAAGCGTTTGCTAATAATAAGGAATATATTACAGAAATATTGAATCAATATCCGACTGCCACAGGTGGTTGGGGCTCATCAGAAGCTGATGAGATGTTTAAACAGATCGTAATGCTCTTCGCTGAGGATTACCAGAATCCATTTGAAGGTAATTGGCAGGAAATTACGATCGAATACCCCGATATTTACGGTGGGAAAAGCCAATTAAAACCAAAATTAAATGTGGAAATTATCCTTGACGCCAGTGGGAGTATGGTGGAGAAGGTTGATGGGGAATCGAAAATGAGCTTAGCGAAAGAAGCAATTCGGGAATTTACGAGCAACTTTCCTGAGAAAGCAAATGTTGCCTTGCGTGTTTACGGCCACAAAGGAACGACCGCATTTGATGACAAGGAAGCATCCTGTGAAAGCAGTGAGCTCGTGTACGATTTGCAATCATATGATGAAGCGGCATTAAACAATGCCCTTGGAGAATTCACTCCTTCCGGTTGGACTCCAATGGCGAAAGCTCTTAAAGATTCAATGCAGGATTTAGAAGGGTTAAGCAGTGAAGTCAATACAAATTTGATTTTCCTTGTTAGTGACGGTATTGAAACATGTGGCGGCGATCCGGTAAAAGTGGCAGAAGAACTGAAACAATCGGATATTCAACCTCTCGTCAACGTCATTGGCTTTAATGTTGACGAAGAAGGAGAACAACAATTAAAAGATATCGCTGAAAGTGCCGATGGCGTTTTCGCATATGTGGAAAATCAGCAGGATCTGGCGGAACAATTTGATCGTGCGGAGGAAATTGCTCAACAATGGCTTGATTGGATGTTAAGCGAACACGATAGATTTGATAAGATATTCAAAGAACGCCAGAAAAAAATAGATGAATACTACCAAATTTGGGAGGAGAAAAAGATAAGGGAGGAGGATAATCTCTTCAAAGCCATTGAATACCTAGCTGCTCAAGGAAAGATCGATACAGACGTACAAGACTATCTTGAAAGTGAGGTCAGAAGCCGTATTCTAGATGTAAACAGTGGGGAAGTAGATTGGGAATATAAATACTCTAGTAAAAATAATGATGAGAGAGTCAATGCTGATCTGGAATCGTTTGATACTTATTTTGAAAATGCAAATTGA
- a CDS encoding TadE family protein, with product MKKKWLDKTKENGSISIEFLGILPIFLLFVALFWQFLVTGFALMTVQSAVNEAAMVYSARQVVSNKREMRLWLFLRRLAIISNSMKKRALFP from the coding sequence CTGAAAAAGAAATGGCTTGATAAAACAAAAGAAAATGGATCGATTTCGATCGAATTCCTTGGCATCCTCCCAATCTTCCTCCTATTTGTTGCGCTTTTCTGGCAGTTCTTGGTCACCGGCTTTGCCTTGATGACCGTGCAATCTGCGGTCAATGAAGCTGCGATGGTATATTCCGCGCGACAGGTAGTGAGCAACAAGCGAGAGATGCGGCTATGGCTGTTTTTAAGACGGTTGGCGATTATCTCGAATTCGATGAAGAAGAGAGCTCTATTCCCGTAA
- a CDS encoding VWA domain-containing protein produces the protein MKNKLVNFLPFLALTFFILAGCSSETTSTGSVGDEKETDIAAGENTDNSDESKTTSEIITDVFKTNDQADWLTSELDSLVNNAVGHFAGETYEANREDIEAVLDQFPSQEDLDGYETEYMQKLMLLFGEDYEDPFPEWEEINVELPTIYNGARQLKPNLNVEILLDASGSMIEEIDGESKMALAKDAIKTFAGKLPEEAYVSLRVYGNEGTTAFADKEMSCQSSEQVYELQSYDEGTLNNALEQFEPAGWTPMAKALKDAMKDLEGLDGETHTNFIFLVSDGVGTCDGDPVKVASELKESNIQPIVNVIGFDVDEEGENQLKAVAESADGLFAYVEDQEALQEQFEKTDEIAAQWKKWRSETLAEINEISSRRSERLSTVMSDWNENRDRERDNINAALDYLSEKGKIDTSHFNSYGNLMDIRYRGLHALFFSTKTLHNSKNFSERVGGKAEVKLKFFDR, from the coding sequence TTGAAAAATAAACTCGTAAACTTCTTACCCTTCCTTGCTCTAACCTTTTTCATTCTCGCAGGGTGTTCAAGCGAAACAACCTCAACAGGCTCGGTCGGTGATGAAAAGGAAACTGATATTGCTGCGGGAGAAAATACGGATAATAGTGATGAATCTAAAACAACATCGGAGATTATTACGGATGTTTTTAAAACAAACGATCAAGCGGATTGGCTGACAAGTGAGTTAGATAGTTTAGTTAATAACGCCGTTGGCCATTTTGCAGGAGAAACGTATGAAGCGAATAGAGAGGACATTGAAGCGGTTCTTGACCAGTTCCCTTCTCAAGAGGATTTAGATGGGTATGAAACAGAATATATGCAGAAACTGATGCTATTATTTGGTGAAGATTATGAAGATCCATTCCCCGAGTGGGAGGAAATTAACGTAGAGCTACCGACGATTTACAATGGAGCCCGGCAATTGAAACCAAATCTCAACGTGGAAATCCTCCTTGATGCGAGCGGAAGCATGATCGAGGAAATTGACGGTGAGTCTAAAATGGCGCTGGCTAAGGATGCTATTAAAACCTTTGCTGGGAAGTTGCCAGAAGAGGCCTATGTCAGTTTGCGAGTTTACGGAAATGAAGGCACAACAGCGTTTGCGGATAAAGAAATGTCATGCCAGAGCAGTGAGCAAGTGTATGAGTTACAGTCATACGATGAAGGAACATTAAACAACGCCCTCGAGCAGTTTGAACCAGCAGGATGGACACCGATGGCGAAAGCATTGAAAGATGCCATGAAAGACTTGGAAGGGTTGGACGGAGAAACACATACGAACTTCATTTTTCTCGTGAGTGACGGTGTTGGAACGTGCGATGGCGATCCGGTAAAAGTAGCCAGTGAGCTCAAGGAATCCAATATACAGCCCATCGTCAATGTGATCGGATTTGATGTGGATGAAGAAGGTGAGAACCAACTTAAAGCGGTTGCTGAAAGTGCAGACGGCCTATTTGCTTACGTAGAGGACCAAGAAGCACTGCAGGAGCAATTCGAAAAGACCGATGAAATTGCTGCCCAATGGAAAAAATGGAGGAGCGAAACCTTAGCGGAAATTAATGAAATCAGCTCCAGAAGAAGTGAGCGTTTATCTACAGTGATGTCAGATTGGAACGAGAACAGAGATCGGGAACGAGATAATATAAATGCTGCGTTAGATTATTTATCAGAAAAAGGAAAAATCGATACGTCGCACTTTAATTCCTACGGCAACCTCATGGATATCCGTTACCGGGGCCTACATGCTCTGTTTTTTTCAACAAAGACTTTGCATAACAGCAAAAACTTTTCGGAAAGAGTTGGAGGGAAAGCCGAAGTAAAGTTGAAGTTTTTTGATAGGTAA